The following proteins come from a genomic window of Pseudomonas sp. MAG733B:
- a CDS encoding ABC transporter substrate-binding protein — protein sequence MQNYKKVFLAAAVTLAFSAGAMAETLKMGIEAAYPPFNNKDASGNVVGFDKEIGDALCAKMKVECTVVTSDWDGIIPALNAKKFDFLISSMSITDERKQAVDFTEPYYSNKLQFIAPKTVDFKTDKASLKGKVIGAQRATLAGTWLEDNIGDDITIKLYDTQENAYLDLTSGRLDGILADKYVNYEWLKSDAGKSYEFKGDPVEESDKIGIAVRKNDPIREKLNVALKEIVADGTYKKINDKYFPFSIY from the coding sequence ATGCAGAACTACAAAAAGGTCTTCCTGGCTGCCGCCGTCACCCTGGCGTTCAGCGCCGGTGCCATGGCCGAAACCCTGAAGATGGGCATCGAAGCGGCTTACCCGCCGTTCAACAACAAAGATGCCAGTGGCAATGTCGTCGGCTTCGACAAGGAAATCGGCGATGCCCTGTGCGCCAAGATGAAAGTCGAGTGCACCGTGGTCACGTCCGACTGGGACGGCATCATCCCCGCCCTGAACGCCAAGAAGTTCGACTTCCTGATTTCCTCGATGTCGATCACCGACGAGCGCAAGCAAGCGGTGGACTTCACCGAACCGTACTACTCCAACAAGCTGCAATTCATTGCGCCGAAGACCGTCGACTTCAAAACCGACAAGGCTTCCCTGAAAGGCAAAGTGATCGGCGCCCAGCGCGCAACCCTGGCGGGTACCTGGCTGGAAGACAACATTGGTGACGACATCACCATCAAGCTCTACGACACCCAGGAAAACGCCTACCTCGACCTGACTTCCGGTCGCCTGGACGGCATCCTGGCCGACAAGTACGTCAACTATGAGTGGCTGAAAAGCGACGCCGGCAAATCCTATGAATTCAAGGGTGACCCGGTAGAAGAAAGCGACAAGATCGGTATCGCCGTTCGTAAAAACGATCCTATCCGCGAGAAGCTGAACGTCGCGCTGAAAGAAATCGTTGCTGACGGCACCTACAAGAAGATCAACGACAAGTACTTCCCGTTCAGCATCTATTGA
- a CDS encoding alpha/beta fold hydrolase, which yields MNLQDMSSLAADQIELPLTADASGEPFKQPAADGFMLGGFTWRHAARNISRPVVIINAATSVRCRHYSRFADYLFANGFDVITFDYRGIGESRPASLKGLEATWTDWGALDFEAMLKRAQREFPGQPVDVVGHSFGGCAAGLGASGHLIRRLVTVGAQFAYWRDYAPAHRWRMFGKWHVVMPLVTMICGYFPGKRLGWLEDTPAGVVRDWSTPTARFETRPSGHAINAAKGRLPFAAVTAQTLAISISDDPYGTIPAIERLLDYFTGSSNTHLRITPEDIGETEVGHFAFFRSAYQATLWPIALSWLQTGELAPDTPGRTVPRN from the coding sequence ATGAATTTGCAGGACATGTCATCACTCGCCGCTGATCAGATCGAACTGCCGCTGACGGCCGACGCATCTGGCGAACCCTTCAAGCAACCCGCAGCCGACGGCTTCATGCTCGGCGGCTTTACCTGGCGCCATGCTGCCCGGAACATCTCCCGTCCGGTTGTCATCATCAACGCCGCCACTTCCGTTCGCTGCCGCCATTACTCACGTTTCGCCGACTACCTGTTCGCTAACGGTTTCGACGTCATCACCTTCGACTACCGCGGCATCGGCGAATCGCGTCCGGCATCGCTCAAGGGGCTTGAGGCTACATGGACCGATTGGGGAGCGTTGGATTTCGAGGCGATGCTCAAACGCGCACAGCGTGAATTCCCCGGTCAGCCTGTCGATGTGGTCGGCCACAGCTTCGGCGGCTGTGCCGCGGGCCTGGGAGCCTCAGGGCACCTTATCCGGCGACTGGTGACCGTTGGCGCGCAGTTCGCTTACTGGCGCGATTATGCGCCGGCCCATCGCTGGCGGATGTTCGGCAAATGGCATGTGGTGATGCCGCTGGTGACGATGATTTGCGGTTACTTTCCCGGCAAACGCCTCGGCTGGCTGGAAGATACGCCCGCCGGCGTTGTCCGTGACTGGAGCACGCCGACTGCCCGTTTCGAAACTCGCCCCAGCGGCCATGCAATCAACGCCGCCAAAGGGCGCCTGCCCTTCGCTGCCGTGACCGCGCAAACCCTCGCCATCAGCATCAGCGACGATCCCTACGGCACGATCCCGGCCATCGAACGCTTGCTCGACTACTTCACCGGTAGTTCAAATACTCACCTGCGCATAACCCCCGAAGACATCGGCGAGACAGAAGTTGGACATTTCGCCTTTTTTCGCAGCGCATACCAAGCCACACTATGGCCCATTGCATTGTCCTGGCTGCAAACCGGCGAGCTGGCCCCCGATACACCCGGGCGGACAGTCCCACGCAACTGA
- a CDS encoding ABC transporter ATP-binding protein — protein sequence MAEATPALEIRNLHKRYGSLEVLKGISLTARDGDVISILGSSGSGKSTFLRCINLLENPHQGQILVAGEELKLKAAKNGELVAADGKQINRLRSEIGFVFQNFNLWPHMSVLDNIIEAPRRVLGQSKAEAIEVAEALLAKVGIADKRHAYPAQLSGGQQQRAAIARTLAMQPKVILFDEPTSALDPEMVQEVLNVIRALAEEGRTMLLVTHEMGFARQVSSEVVFLHQGLVEEQGSPQQVFENPLSARCKQFMSSNR from the coding sequence ATGGCTGAGGCCACGCCCGCGCTTGAAATCCGCAACTTGCACAAACGCTACGGCTCGCTGGAGGTGCTAAAAGGCATCTCGCTGACCGCCCGCGACGGCGACGTGATCTCGATCCTCGGCTCCTCCGGCTCCGGCAAGTCCACGTTCCTGCGTTGCATCAACCTGCTGGAAAACCCGCATCAGGGCCAGATCCTGGTGGCCGGCGAAGAACTCAAGCTCAAGGCCGCCAAGAACGGCGAACTGGTTGCTGCCGACGGTAAGCAGATCAACCGCCTGCGCAGCGAGATTGGTTTTGTGTTTCAAAACTTTAATCTGTGGCCGCACATGAGCGTGCTCGACAACATCATCGAAGCCCCGCGCCGCGTGCTCGGCCAGAGCAAGGCAGAAGCCATCGAAGTCGCCGAAGCCTTGCTGGCCAAGGTCGGCATCGCCGACAAGCGCCACGCTTACCCGGCGCAGTTGTCCGGAGGTCAGCAACAACGCGCGGCCATCGCCCGCACCCTGGCCATGCAGCCCAAGGTCATCCTGTTCGACGAGCCAACCTCGGCGCTTGACCCGGAAATGGTCCAGGAAGTACTTAATGTCATCCGCGCACTGGCCGAAGAAGGCCGCACCATGCTGCTGGTCACCCATGAAATGGGCTTTGCCCGTCAGGTTTCCAGCGAAGTGGTGTTCCTCCACCAGGGCCTGGTAGAAGAGCAAGGATCGCCACAGCAGGTGTTTGAAAACCCGCTTTCGGCGCGCTGCAAACAATTCATGTCCAGCAACCGCTAA
- the vapC gene encoding tRNA(fMet)-specific endonuclease VapC translates to MLKYMLDTNICIFTIKNKPQVVREAFNRHHGQLCISAVTLMELIYGAEKSAAPEKNLAVIEGFSARLEILPFDYEAAAHTGMIRSELAKNGTPIGPYDHMIAGHARSRGFIVVTNNMKEFERVPGLRVEDWVSSC, encoded by the coding sequence ATGCTCAAATACATGCTCGATACCAACATCTGCATTTTCACTATCAAGAACAAACCACAAGTCGTGCGCGAGGCGTTCAATCGCCATCACGGCCAACTGTGCATCAGCGCCGTCACGCTGATGGAATTGATCTACGGCGCCGAAAAATCAGCGGCTCCGGAAAAAAATCTGGCCGTCATCGAGGGATTTTCCGCTCGTCTTGAGATTTTGCCTTTCGACTATGAAGCCGCCGCACACACCGGAATGATTCGATCCGAACTGGCAAAAAACGGAACACCCATCGGCCCCTATGACCACATGATCGCCGGCCACGCACGCTCACGCGGGTTCATTGTTGTGACAAACAACATGAAGGAGTTTGAGCGAGTGCCGGGATTACGCGTAGAAGACTGGGTCAGTTCCTGCTGA
- the vapB gene encoding type II toxin-antitoxin system VapB family antitoxin, giving the protein MEQTTLFMSNRSQAVRLPKAVAMPSDVKRVDVIAVGRARIITPAGETWDSWFDGDNVTADFMSDREQPADQERESF; this is encoded by the coding sequence ATGGAACAAACCACTCTTTTCATGAGCAATCGAAGCCAGGCTGTCCGCCTGCCCAAAGCCGTGGCGATGCCTAGCGATGTGAAGCGAGTCGACGTCATAGCCGTTGGCAGAGCTCGTATCATCACCCCTGCTGGCGAGACCTGGGATAGCTGGTTCGACGGTGACAACGTCACCGCAGACTTCATGTCCGACCGCGAGCAACCCGCAGATCAGGAGCGTGAGTCCTTCTGA
- the gabP gene encoding GABA permease — MSSTQSSNGLEQGLKPRHVTMLSIAGVIGAGLFVGSGHAIAAAGPAVLLAYAAAGMLVVLVMRMLGEMAVASPDTGSFSTYADRAIGHWAGFTIGWLYWWFWVLVIPLEANAAATILHAWFPGVDIWAFALVITMLLTVTNLFSVKNYGEFEFWFALIKVLAIIGFIILGLAAIFGFLPNSQVSGVSHLFDTQGFLPNGMGAVLGAILTTMFSFMGTEIVTIAAAESKDPGKQISKATNSVIWRIGLFYLVSIFIVVALVPWNDPILASVGSYQTVLDRMGIPNAKMIVDIVVLVAVTSCLNSALYTSSRMLFSLGKRGDAPAMSTRTNKSGTPYWAVMLSTGAAFLATFANYVAPAAVFEFLLASSGAIALLVYLVIAISQLRMRKQRMARGEKIVFSMWLFPGLTYAVIVFIVAALTIMLFQDAHRVEILATGLLSALVVAAGLLVARRRRNENVIAATAR, encoded by the coding sequence ATGAGCAGTACCCAAAGCTCTAACGGCCTCGAACAGGGGCTTAAACCGCGTCATGTGACCATGCTGTCGATCGCCGGGGTTATCGGCGCCGGCCTGTTCGTTGGCTCGGGCCACGCCATCGCTGCAGCAGGCCCGGCCGTGCTGTTGGCCTACGCGGCCGCCGGTATGCTGGTGGTGTTGGTGATGCGCATGCTCGGTGAAATGGCTGTTGCTTCGCCGGACACAGGTTCCTTCTCTACTTACGCCGATCGCGCGATCGGTCACTGGGCCGGTTTCACCATCGGCTGGTTGTACTGGTGGTTCTGGGTTCTGGTGATCCCGCTGGAGGCCAACGCCGCCGCGACTATCCTGCACGCCTGGTTCCCGGGTGTGGACATCTGGGCCTTCGCGCTGGTCATCACGATGCTGCTGACCGTGACCAACCTGTTTAGCGTGAAGAACTACGGCGAGTTCGAATTCTGGTTCGCTCTGATCAAAGTATTGGCGATTATCGGTTTTATTATTCTTGGCTTGGCAGCGATTTTCGGCTTCCTGCCGAACAGTCAGGTCAGCGGCGTTTCACACCTGTTCGACACCCAAGGTTTCCTGCCGAACGGCATGGGCGCGGTGCTGGGTGCCATTCTGACCACCATGTTCTCGTTCATGGGTACCGAGATCGTGACCATTGCGGCCGCGGAATCGAAAGACCCAGGCAAGCAAATCTCCAAGGCCACCAATTCGGTGATCTGGCGGATCGGTTTGTTTTACCTCGTATCGATCTTCATCGTTGTGGCCCTGGTGCCATGGAATGACCCGATTCTGGCCAGCGTCGGTTCCTACCAGACCGTGCTTGATCGCATGGGCATCCCGAACGCCAAGATGATCGTCGATATTGTGGTGCTGGTTGCTGTGACCAGCTGCCTGAACTCGGCGCTCTACACGTCGTCGCGCATGCTGTTCTCCCTGGGCAAACGCGGTGATGCACCGGCGATGTCCACGCGCACCAATAAAAGCGGCACGCCGTACTGGGCCGTGATGTTGTCCACTGGCGCGGCGTTCCTGGCCACATTCGCCAACTACGTGGCCCCGGCTGCGGTGTTCGAGTTCCTGCTGGCCAGCTCCGGCGCCATTGCGCTGCTGGTGTATCTGGTGATCGCGATCTCGCAACTGCGCATGCGCAAACAGCGTATGGCTCGCGGTGAAAAAATCGTCTTCAGCATGTGGCTGTTCCCGGGCCTGACCTACGCGGTGATTGTTTTCATCGTCGCGGCCCTGACCATCATGCTGTTCCAGGATGCGCATCGCGTGGAAATCCTCGCGACCGGCCTGCTCAGTGCTCTGGTGGTTGCCGCCGGTTTGCTGGTGGCTCGCCGTCGTCGCAACGAAAATGTGATCGCAGCAACCGCTCGCTAA
- a CDS encoding ABC transporter permease, with protein sequence MIIDLYGFGPALAAGALMTVKLALSALCLGLVLGLLGALAKTSPYKPLQWLGGTYSTLVRGIPELLWVLLIYFGTVNLMRALGEFFGNPDLELNAFAAGVIALGLCFGAYATEVFRGAILAIPKGHREAGVALGLSKWRIFTRLIMPQMWRIALPGLGNLFMILMKDTALVSVIGLEEIMRHAQIGVTVSKQPFTFYMVAAFMYLGLTVLAMTGMHLLEKRAARGFARSTQ encoded by the coding sequence ATGATTATCGACCTCTACGGATTCGGCCCGGCGCTCGCCGCTGGCGCGCTGATGACTGTGAAACTGGCACTCTCGGCCTTGTGCCTGGGGCTGGTGCTCGGTCTGCTCGGCGCCTTGGCCAAGACTTCCCCGTACAAGCCGCTGCAATGGCTTGGCGGCACTTATTCGACCCTGGTGCGCGGCATCCCGGAATTGCTCTGGGTACTGTTGATCTACTTCGGTACGGTCAACCTGATGCGTGCCCTGGGTGAGTTCTTCGGCAATCCCGACCTGGAACTCAACGCCTTCGCCGCTGGCGTGATTGCGCTCGGCCTGTGCTTCGGCGCCTACGCCACGGAAGTGTTTCGTGGCGCGATCCTCGCCATTCCCAAAGGCCATCGTGAGGCCGGCGTGGCCCTGGGCCTCTCGAAGTGGCGCATCTTCACCAGGTTGATCATGCCGCAGATGTGGCGTATCGCCCTGCCCGGCCTGGGCAACCTGTTCATGATCCTGATGAAAGACACCGCGCTGGTGTCGGTGATCGGCCTGGAAGAAATCATGCGTCACGCGCAAATCGGCGTGACCGTGTCCAAGCAGCCGTTCACCTTCTATATGGTGGCCGCGTTCATGTATCTGGGCCTGACCGTTCTAGCCATGACCGGCATGCACTTGCTGGAAAAACGCGCCGCTCGCGGCTTCGCGAGGAGCACCCAATGA